In Desulfosalsimonas propionicica, one DNA window encodes the following:
- a CDS encoding ABC transporter ATP-binding protein: MGIAVFNIEKSYEATPALRDVSMEIEDGAFVTLLGATGAGKTTLLRIMCGIDRPDKGRVHYDGADVTRVPVRKRNVAMVYQEFVNYPSMTIYENIASPLRVSKTRHTKADIDQKVRHNAELLGLTGVLGHYPEEVSGGQKQRTAIARALVKDTRFVFLDEPLANLDYKLREELRGELKSLLTHKGGAVVYATPEPVDALSMSTHVAYLQDGRVLQYGALQDVYRNPASVEVGAYFSYPTMNIMEADVTTEQDRIFLRISEEIAIDVTQFRDRLAHGQYLVGIRAYNLYTAQKGENLIAFSATVELAEELGSDTELHVRHQGQVFVVLMQEVARFPIGTQITVYLDPSRLFLFDRATRQLAFKTFA, from the coding sequence ATGGGAATCGCTGTTTTCAACATTGAAAAGTCCTACGAGGCAACCCCCGCCTTGCGCGATGTGTCCATGGAAATCGAGGACGGTGCCTTTGTAACCCTTCTCGGGGCCACGGGTGCCGGAAAGACAACACTTCTTCGCATCATGTGCGGCATCGACCGCCCGGATAAGGGCCGGGTGCATTATGACGGCGCCGATGTCACCCGGGTTCCGGTTCGGAAAAGAAACGTGGCCATGGTCTATCAGGAGTTTGTCAATTACCCGTCCATGACCATATACGAAAACATCGCCTCTCCGCTGCGGGTTTCCAAAACCCGGCATACAAAAGCCGATATTGATCAAAAAGTGCGCCATAATGCCGAGCTTCTCGGTCTGACCGGGGTGCTGGGTCATTACCCGGAAGAAGTCAGCGGCGGGCAGAAGCAGCGCACCGCCATTGCCCGGGCCCTGGTCAAGGATACCCGGTTTGTTTTTCTCGACGAACCCCTGGCCAACCTGGACTATAAGCTGCGCGAGGAACTGCGCGGGGAGCTTAAAAGCCTTCTGACCCACAAGGGCGGGGCCGTGGTCTATGCCACGCCCGAGCCCGTGGACGCCCTTTCCATGTCAACGCATGTGGCCTATCTCCAGGACGGCCGGGTGCTGCAGTACGGAGCCCTTCAGGATGTCTACCGGAATCCGGCCTCGGTGGAAGTGGGCGCCTATTTCAGCTATCCCACCATGAACATCATGGAAGCCGATGTGACAACAGAGCAGGACAGGATTTTTCTTCGCATCTCAGAAGAAATTGCAATCGATGTCACCCAATTCCGGGACAGGCTGGCGCATGGGCAGTATTTGGTGGGAATCCGCGCATACAATCTTTATACCGCTCAAAAAGGGGAAAATCTGATTGCCTTCAGCGCCACCGTGGAACTGGCCGAGGAACTCGGCTCGGATACGGAATTGCATGTCCGTCATCAGGGACAGGTGTTTGTGGTGCTCATGCAGGAGGTGGCCAGGTTTCCCATCGGAACGCAGATAACCGTTTACCTGGATCCTTCCCGGCTGTTTCTGTTTGACAGGGCAACAAGGCAGCTGGCCTTTAAAACCTTTGCCTGA
- a CDS encoding ABC transporter ATP-binding protein, giving the protein MARIELEGISHSYDSSSKPEDQREYAVSGLDISWPDGSANALLGPSGCGKTTILNIISGLLYPTAGRVRVNGKDVTGLAPRERKIAQVFQFPVVYDSMNVFDNLAFPLRNQKTPEKTVKTKVEETAEVLGLADRLKFRTTGLNAADKQKISLGRSIVREDTAAVLLDEPLTVIDPKFKGELRRKLREVQNRLKKTMIYVTHDQHEALTFADNVTIVKDGRLIQKGSPEELHAQPATPFIGYFIGSPGMNLLDCRLEEDRLEFADFELPIGQGMKKKMASYGKDFKFGIRPEFLDVAAGEKNRAVAFTVAVIEDTGAYRVLTCDRESSRIKTRVTESINIREGDRVWLGFPEDKINLFYNEQRII; this is encoded by the coding sequence ATGGCCCGAATCGAGCTTGAAGGCATTTCCCATTCCTATGATTCCTCCTCGAAGCCCGAGGACCAGCGGGAATATGCGGTTTCCGGGCTGGACATCTCCTGGCCCGACGGCAGTGCCAACGCCCTGCTCGGGCCTTCCGGATGCGGCAAAACCACGATTTTAAACATCATCTCCGGACTGCTGTATCCCACCGCCGGCCGTGTCCGGGTCAACGGAAAAGATGTCACAGGGCTTGCCCCCAGGGAGCGCAAAATCGCCCAGGTGTTTCAGTTTCCGGTGGTCTATGACAGCATGAACGTGTTTGACAATCTGGCCTTTCCCCTGCGCAATCAAAAAACCCCGGAAAAAACCGTGAAAACAAAAGTGGAGGAAACCGCTGAGGTCCTCGGGCTGGCCGATCGGTTAAAATTCCGGACCACGGGTTTGAATGCCGCAGACAAGCAGAAGATTTCCCTTGGCAGAAGCATTGTGCGAGAAGATACGGCGGCCGTGCTTTTGGATGAGCCCCTGACGGTCATTGATCCCAAATTTAAGGGGGAACTGCGAAGAAAGCTCCGGGAGGTTCAGAACCGGCTGAAAAAAACCATGATCTATGTCACCCATGACCAGCACGAGGCCCTGACCTTTGCAGACAATGTGACCATCGTCAAAGACGGACGCCTCATTCAAAAGGGAAGCCCGGAAGAGCTGCACGCCCAGCCGGCCACCCCGTTTATCGGCTATTTTATCGGCAGCCCGGGGATGAATCTGCTCGATTGCCGCCTGGAGGAGGACAGATTGGAATTTGCCGATTTTGAGCTGCCCATTGGCCAAGGGATGAAGAAAAAGATGGCTTCTTACGGAAAGGATTTCAAATTCGGCATAAGGCCGGAATTTTTGGATGTGGCTGCGGGGGAAAAAAACCGGGCCGTGGCATTTACGGTTGCAGTGATCGAAGACACCGGCGCCTACAGGGTGCTGACCTGTGATCGGGAAAGCTCCCGGATCAAGACCAGGGTGACCGAATCCATCAATATTCGGGAAGGAGACCGGGTCTGGCTGGGGTTTCCGGAAGACAAGATCAATCTGTTTTATAACGAACAAAGAATTATCTGA
- a CDS encoding carbohydrate ABC transporter permease: protein MKNRGWLFLIPALAILSISAFIPLMTVINYSLHYIFAGSAPTFVGFDNYIEVLRDPAFQGALIRQLFFSMGILAVEVPLGICIALSMPRRGPAVALCLVLLGIPLLIPFNVVGIIARVLTQSSVGLIPEFLALVNYDFNVSKYPLDAFATIFLLDVWHWTPLVALLCYAGLQAIPDAFYQAARIDGASSWKMFRYVTLPKLRSVLIIGVLLRFMDSFKIYAEPLLLTGGGPGDATTFLSLHVARKAESYQLGYAGASSFIYLFIVIVFSYVFFQLMTHIGKGENQ, encoded by the coding sequence ATGAAAAACAGAGGCTGGCTGTTTCTGATTCCCGCACTGGCAATTCTGTCCATCAGTGCCTTTATCCCCCTGATGACCGTGATCAATTACTCCCTGCACTACATCTTTGCGGGATCCGCGCCGACATTTGTGGGATTTGACAATTATATCGAGGTGCTCCGGGATCCGGCTTTCCAGGGCGCACTGATCCGGCAGCTTTTTTTCAGTATGGGCATTCTGGCCGTGGAAGTGCCCCTGGGCATCTGTATTGCCCTTTCCATGCCCAGAAGGGGACCGGCCGTGGCCCTGTGTCTGGTTTTGCTAGGCATTCCCCTTTTGATCCCGTTTAATGTGGTGGGCATTATCGCCCGGGTGCTCACCCAGTCCTCGGTGGGCCTGATTCCGGAATTTCTGGCCCTGGTCAATTATGATTTCAACGTGTCCAAGTACCCGCTGGATGCCTTTGCCACCATTTTTCTACTCGATGTCTGGCACTGGACCCCTTTGGTGGCCCTGCTTTGCTATGCCGGGCTGCAGGCCATACCCGATGCCTTTTATCAGGCTGCCCGGATTGACGGGGCATCTTCGTGGAAGATGTTTCGCTACGTGACCCTGCCCAAGCTGCGCTCGGTTTTGATCATCGGGGTTTTGCTGCGGTTTATGGATTCGTTTAAGATCTATGCCGAACCCCTTCTGCTCACCGGCGGCGGACCCGGGGATGCCACCACATTTTTGAGCCTGCACGTGGCCCGAAAGGCAGAATCCTATCAGCTCGGGTATGCCGGGGCCTCATCGTTTATCTATCTCTTCATTGTCATTGTCTTCAGCTATGTCTTCTTTCAGCTGATGACCCATATCGGCAAAGGAGAAAATCAATGA